The Pseudomonas sp. DG56-2 genome contains a region encoding:
- the cyoE gene encoding heme o synthase codes for MASLLSERSQQAGWRDYLELTKPKVVVLMLITSLVGMFLATRAGVPWTVLLFGNLGIACCAGGAAAVNHVVDRRIDALMARTHKRPLAEGRVTPGAALIFALLLSLSGMGLLLVFTNALTAWLTLASLLGYAVIYTGFLKRATPQNIVIGGLAGAAPPLLGWVAVSGHISAEPLLLVLIIFAWTPPHFWSLAIHRKEEYAKADIPMLPVTHGEHYTKVHILLYTLVLLAVSLLPYAIHMSGPLYLACAAVLGLRFLQWAWVLYRGSRPHAAIKTFKYSIWYLFLLFIALLVDHYLLLNL; via the coding sequence ATGGCGTCGCTTCTGAGTGAACGCAGTCAGCAGGCTGGCTGGCGCGACTATCTGGAACTGACCAAGCCCAAGGTGGTGGTGCTGATGCTGATCACCTCGCTGGTGGGCATGTTCCTCGCCACACGTGCGGGCGTGCCCTGGACGGTGCTGTTGTTCGGCAATCTGGGCATCGCCTGCTGCGCCGGCGGTGCTGCTGCGGTGAATCATGTGGTGGATCGGCGCATCGATGCGCTAATGGCACGTACACACAAGCGGCCGTTGGCCGAAGGCCGGGTAACGCCAGGCGCCGCGCTGATTTTCGCCCTGCTGCTTTCGCTGTCAGGCATGGGCCTGCTGCTGGTGTTTACCAATGCCCTCACCGCCTGGCTAACCCTCGCTTCACTGCTGGGCTACGCAGTGATCTACACCGGCTTTCTCAAACGGGCCACACCGCAGAACATCGTGATTGGCGGGTTAGCCGGTGCGGCGCCGCCGTTGCTGGGCTGGGTGGCGGTCAGCGGCCATATCAGTGCCGAACCGCTGCTGCTGGTACTGATCATTTTTGCCTGGACTCCCCCGCATTTCTGGTCCCTGGCCATTCACCGCAAGGAAGAGTATGCCAAGGCGGATATTCCGATGTTGCCGGTGACCCATGGCGAGCATTACACCAAGGTGCACATTTTGCTCTATACCCTGGTGTTGCTGGCGGTCAGCCTGCTGCCCTATGCCATTCATATGAGTGGGCCGCTGTACCTGGCCTGCGCCGCGGTACTGGGCTTGCGCTTCCTGCAATGGGCCTGGGTGTTGTACCGTGGCAGTCGGCCGCATGCCGCGATCAAGACCTTCAAGTACTCTATCTGGTACCTGTTTTTGCTGTTCATCGCGCTGCTTGTTGATCACTACTTACTGTTGAACCTATGA
- a CDS encoding methionine ABC transporter permease — protein sequence MDALSFFANVDWAEIWLATIDTMIMLFGSLFFTVLLGLPLGVLLFLCGPRQLFEQKGVYALLSLVVNVLRSLPFIILLIVMIPFTVLITGTSLGVAGAIPPLVVGATPFFARLVETALREVDRGIIEATQSMGATTRQIITNALLPEARPGIFAAITVTAITLVSYTAMAGVVGAGGLGDLAIRFGYQRFQTDVMVVTVVLLLILVQVLQSVGDKLVVHFSRK from the coding sequence ATGGACGCTTTGAGTTTCTTTGCCAACGTCGACTGGGCCGAAATCTGGCTGGCCACGATCGATACCATGATCATGTTGTTCGGCTCGCTGTTCTTCACCGTATTGCTCGGTCTGCCGCTGGGCGTACTGCTGTTCCTCTGCGGCCCGCGCCAGTTGTTCGAGCAGAAGGGCGTCTATGCGCTGCTGTCGCTGGTGGTCAACGTGCTGCGTTCGCTGCCGTTCATCATCCTGTTGATTGTGATGATCCCGTTCACGGTGTTGATCACCGGCACTTCGCTGGGCGTCGCCGGGGCGATCCCGCCGCTGGTTGTGGGCGCTACACCGTTCTTCGCCCGCCTGGTTGAAACAGCCCTGCGTGAAGTCGACCGTGGCATTATCGAAGCAACCCAATCAATGGGTGCAACCACTCGCCAGATCATCACCAATGCGTTGCTGCCAGAGGCCCGTCCGGGCATTTTCGCGGCAATCACGGTCACTGCCATCACCTTGGTCTCCTACACCGCAATGGCGGGTGTGGTGGGCGCAGGCGGCCTCGGCGACTTGGCGATCCGCTTTGGCTATCAACGCTTCCAGACTGACGTCATGGTCGTAACCGTGGTCCTGCTGCTGATACTGGTTCAAGTACTGCAGAGCGTGGGCGACAAACTGGTTGTGCATTTTTCCCGTAAGTAA
- a CDS encoding SURF1 family protein, which yields MKPFRPGWLPTLVVLLLLPGLIGLGFWQLGRAEQKRDLLGSYAERQAGEPIGVTQLTQVQDPAYRRVRLFGHFDTQHSLLLDNRMRDGHVGVELLQPFFDQSSGLWLLLNRGWLPWPDRRNPVQFATPEQTLSLDAWVYIAPGATFQLHADPEGGSWPRLLTAIDAGHLWTQLARQGFAHELRLEASPVSYRLDWPVVAMGPEKHVGYAVQWFALALALVLLYLYFGWHNNKKEKQHGSRHESTQHV from the coding sequence GTGAAGCCATTTCGCCCTGGTTGGCTGCCGACGCTGGTAGTGCTGTTGCTGCTACCGGGCTTGATCGGCCTCGGTTTCTGGCAACTCGGGCGTGCGGAACAAAAGCGCGACCTGCTTGGCAGCTACGCCGAGCGCCAGGCTGGCGAACCCATTGGTGTGACGCAACTGACCCAGGTGCAAGACCCGGCTTACCGCCGTGTTCGCCTATTCGGCCATTTTGATACCCAGCACAGTTTGCTGCTGGATAACCGCATGCGGGATGGCCACGTCGGCGTCGAGCTTTTACAACCCTTTTTCGATCAGTCCAGCGGGCTTTGGCTACTGCTCAATCGCGGCTGGTTACCATGGCCGGACCGACGCAATCCCGTGCAGTTCGCTACGCCGGAGCAAACCTTGAGCCTGGATGCCTGGGTATATATCGCCCCAGGCGCGACCTTCCAGCTGCATGCCGATCCTGAGGGTGGCAGTTGGCCGCGGCTGCTGACAGCCATCGATGCCGGTCATCTCTGGACGCAGTTGGCGCGCCAGGGCTTTGCTCATGAACTGCGTCTGGAGGCCAGCCCGGTCAGCTACCGTCTGGACTGGCCTGTGGTTGCCATGGGGCCGGAAAAACATGTGGGCTACGCCGTGCAGTGGTTTGCCCTGGCGTTGGCGTTGGTCCTGCTCTACCTCTACTTCGGCTGGCATAACAACAAAAAGGAGAAACAGCATGGGAGCCGTCACGAGTCCACTCAACATGTCTGA
- a CDS encoding SCO family protein: MTRTQKTVFILVALVAVILGLTVNKVLNGRSEGNPAELIDAGIILLPQSRTVPSLEMTDEKGQTVAVDELTGKWSLLFFGYTFCPDICPTTLAQLRQVKSELPKEAVDRLQVILVSVDPNRDTPTQLQQYLGYFDKDFRGLTGSLDNLQKLANAVSIPFIPADTSKPNYTVDHSGNLAVIGPDGKQRGFIRAPFNNQKLVAQLPGLLKRD, encoded by the coding sequence ATGACTCGAACCCAGAAAACCGTTTTCATCCTCGTTGCCCTGGTCGCCGTGATCCTTGGGCTTACCGTCAACAAAGTGCTCAATGGCCGCAGTGAGGGCAACCCTGCTGAACTGATCGATGCGGGCATTATTCTGCTGCCGCAGAGCCGCACGGTGCCAAGCCTGGAAATGACTGACGAAAAGGGTCAGACCGTGGCGGTGGATGAACTTACAGGTAAATGGTCGCTACTGTTCTTCGGCTACACCTTCTGCCCGGACATCTGCCCGACCACCCTTGCGCAGTTGCGTCAGGTTAAGAGCGAATTGCCCAAGGAAGCGGTAGACCGCTTGCAGGTCATTCTGGTCAGTGTTGACCCGAACCGTGATACCCCGACTCAGCTGCAGCAGTATCTGGGATATTTCGACAAGGATTTCCGTGGCCTGACCGGCTCACTGGATAACTTGCAGAAGCTGGCCAATGCGGTAAGCATCCCGTTCATTCCGGCCGATACCAGCAAGCCGAACTACACGGTTGATCACAGTGGCAACCTGGCGGTGATTGGGCCAGACGGCAAGCAGCGGGGGTTTATTCGCGCACCGTTCAACAATCAGAAGTTGGTAGCGCAGTTGCCGGGCTTGCTCAAGCGCGACTAA
- the coxB gene encoding cytochrome c oxidase subunit II, translating to MMRHPHVWMGLLLWSVFGQANAAWTVNMAPGATEVSNAVFDLHMTIFWICVIIGLVVFGAMFWSMIVHRRSTGQQPAHFHEHTWVEIMWTVVPFLILVAMAIPATKTLIDIYDASESDVDIQVTGYQWKWHYKYLGQDVEFFSNLATPADQIHNKAPKDEHYLLEVDQPLVLPVGAKVRFLVTAADVIHSWWVPAFAVKRDAIPGFVNEAWTRVEKPGIYRGQCTELCGKDHGFMPVVVEVKSKADYDTWLAERKADAAKLKELTSKEWTLEELVERGDKVYHTTCVACHQAEGQGLPPMFPALKGSKIATGPKEDHLSIVFHGKPGTAMAAFGKQLSEVDIAAVVTYERNAWGNNKGDMVTPKDVLAIKQAESK from the coding sequence ATGATGCGACATCCACATGTCTGGATGGGCCTCCTGTTGTGGTCGGTATTCGGTCAGGCCAACGCCGCCTGGACCGTGAACATGGCGCCAGGGGCGACAGAAGTCAGCAACGCAGTGTTCGACCTGCACATGACCATCTTCTGGATCTGCGTGATCATTGGCCTGGTGGTCTTTGGTGCGATGTTCTGGTCGATGATCGTCCACCGTCGTTCAACCGGCCAGCAGCCTGCTCATTTTCACGAGCACACCTGGGTCGAGATCATGTGGACAGTGGTGCCCTTCCTGATCCTGGTGGCCATGGCCATCCCTGCGACCAAGACCTTGATCGATATTTACGATGCCAGTGAATCGGATGTCGATATTCAAGTCACCGGTTACCAGTGGAAATGGCATTACAAGTACTTGGGCCAGGACGTTGAGTTCTTCAGTAATCTGGCCACGCCCGCCGACCAGATCCACAACAAAGCCCCCAAAGACGAGCATTACCTGCTTGAAGTCGACCAGCCATTGGTGCTGCCGGTCGGCGCCAAGGTACGCTTTCTGGTGACGGCTGCCGACGTGATTCACTCCTGGTGGGTGCCGGCATTTGCAGTCAAGCGCGACGCCATTCCCGGCTTCGTCAACGAAGCCTGGACCCGGGTCGAGAAACCCGGCATTTACCGCGGCCAATGTACTGAACTGTGCGGTAAGGACCATGGCTTCATGCCTGTGGTGGTGGAGGTCAAATCCAAAGCCGATTACGACACCTGGCTCGCCGAGCGCAAGGCAGATGCGGCCAAGCTCAAGGAACTGACCAGCAAGGAATGGACGCTTGAAGAGTTGGTCGAGCGTGGTGACAAGGTTTACCACACCACCTGTGTCGCCTGTCACCAGGCTGAAGGCCAGGGCCTTCCGCCGATGTTCCCGGCCCTCAAGGGTTCGAAGATCGCTACCGGACCGAAGGAAGATCACTTGAGCATTGTCTTCCATGGCAAGCCGGGCACGGCCATGGCGGCTTTCGGCAAACAGCTTTCGGAAGTCGACATTGCTGCCGTGGTGACCTACGAGCGAAACGCCTGGGGCAATAACAAAGGCGACATGGTCACGCCTAAAGATGTGCTGGCGATCAAACAGGCAGAAAGCAAATGA
- a CDS encoding cytochrome c oxidase subunit 3, translated as MASHEHYYVPAQSKWPIIATIGMFITVFGLGTWFNDLKAGRPDSHGPWIFFFGALCLAYMLFGWFGAVVKESRAGLYSPQLDRSFRWGMSWFIFSEVMFFIAFFGALFYVRNLAGPWLGGEGAKGVAHMLWPNFEFSWPLLNTPDPKLFPPAKDIIDPWHLPLINTILLVSSSVTVTIAHHALRKDHRGALKFWLGLTIVLGVAFLILQAYEYHEAYNELGLTLGSGIYGATFFMLTGFHGAHVTMGTLILFVMLVRIMRGHFSPDKHFGFEAASWYWHFVDVVWVGLFIFVYVL; from the coding sequence ATGGCTTCGCATGAGCACTACTACGTTCCGGCGCAGAGCAAGTGGCCGATCATTGCCACCATCGGCATGTTCATTACGGTGTTTGGCCTGGGTACCTGGTTCAACGATCTCAAGGCCGGGCGACCGGATTCCCATGGTCCGTGGATCTTCTTCTTCGGCGCGCTGTGCCTGGCTTACATGCTGTTCGGCTGGTTTGGCGCGGTCGTCAAGGAAAGTCGCGCCGGGCTCTATAGCCCGCAGTTGGACAGGTCGTTCCGCTGGGGGATGTCGTGGTTCATTTTTTCCGAGGTAATGTTTTTCATCGCCTTCTTCGGGGCGTTGTTCTACGTCCGCAATCTGGCCGGGCCCTGGTTGGGGGGAGAAGGTGCCAAGGGCGTAGCGCACATGCTCTGGCCAAACTTCGAGTTTTCCTGGCCATTGCTGAACACGCCGGATCCGAAGCTATTTCCACCGGCAAAAGACATCATCGATCCTTGGCATCTGCCGTTGATCAATACCATTTTGCTGGTCAGCTCCAGTGTCACGGTGACTATCGCGCACCACGCCCTGCGCAAGGATCACCGGGGTGCGCTGAAATTCTGGCTCGGCTTGACCATCGTGCTCGGAGTCGCCTTCCTCATTCTGCAGGCGTACGAGTATCACGAAGCCTACAACGAGCTTGGTTTGACCCTGGGTTCGGGAATCTATGGCGCAACATTCTTCATGCTCACCGGATTCCATGGTGCGCACGTCACCATGGGCACGCTGATTTTGTTCGTTATGTTGGTGCGCATCATGCGTGGACACTTCAGCCCCGATAAGCATTTCGGCTTCGAAGCGGCTAGCTGGTATTGGCACTTCGTCGACGTGGTCTGGGTCGGGTTGTTTATCTTTGTGTATGTGCTGTAG
- the ctaD gene encoding cytochrome c oxidase subunit I, which yields MSAVIDDHSQGHEHAHGPAKGLMRWVLTTNHKDIGTMYLWFSFIAFLLGGSFAMVIRAELFQPGLQIVQPEFFNQMTTMHGLVMVFGAVMPAFVGLANWMIPLMIGAPDMALPRMNNFSFWLLPAAFLLLVSTLFMPGGGPNFGWTFYAPLSTTYAPESVTFFIFAIHLMGISSIMGAINVIATILNLRAPGMTLMKMPLFVWTWLITAFLLIAVMPVLAGVVTMMLMDIHFGTSFFSAAGGGDPVLFQHVFWFFGHPEVYIMILPAFGAVSSIIPAFSRKPLFGYTSMVYATGAIAFLSFIVWAHHMFVVGIPVVGELFFMYATMLIAVPTGVKVFNWVSTMWEGSLTFETPMLFAIAFVILFTIGGFSGLMLAIAPADFQYHDTYFVVAHFHYVLVPGAIFGIFASAYYWLPKWTGHMYDETLGKLHFWLSFVGMNMAFFPMHFVGLAGMPRRIPDYNLQFADFNMISSIGAFMFGATQIFFLFIVIKCIRGGAPAPAKPWDGAEGLEWSVPSPAPYHTFQTPPEVK from the coding sequence ATGAGCGCAGTGATCGACGACCACAGCCAGGGTCATGAACACGCCCACGGACCGGCCAAAGGCTTGATGCGCTGGGTGCTGACCACCAACCATAAAGACATTGGCACCATGTACTTGTGGTTCAGCTTTATTGCGTTCCTGCTGGGCGGCTCTTTCGCCATGGTGATTCGCGCCGAACTGTTCCAGCCAGGCCTGCAGATCGTTCAGCCGGAGTTTTTCAACCAGATGACCACCATGCACGGGCTGGTGATGGTCTTTGGGGCCGTGATGCCCGCGTTTGTCGGCCTGGCCAACTGGATGATTCCATTGATGATCGGCGCGCCGGACATGGCCTTGCCGCGCATGAACAACTTCAGCTTTTGGCTGCTACCAGCGGCCTTCCTGCTGCTGGTTTCGACGCTGTTCATGCCGGGTGGCGGGCCCAACTTCGGTTGGACGTTTTATGCCCCACTATCGACTACCTATGCTCCGGAAAGCGTGACCTTCTTCATTTTCGCCATTCACCTGATGGGCATCAGCTCGATCATGGGGGCGATCAACGTGATTGCCACCATTCTCAACCTGCGTGCTCCAGGCATGACGCTGATGAAAATGCCGCTGTTCGTCTGGACCTGGTTGATCACCGCGTTTCTGTTGATTGCGGTCATGCCGGTTCTGGCCGGTGTGGTAACCATGATGCTCATGGATATTCACTTCGGCACCAGCTTCTTCAGCGCTGCGGGCGGCGGTGATCCAGTGTTGTTCCAGCATGTGTTCTGGTTCTTCGGCCACCCCGAGGTCTACATCATGATCCTGCCGGCATTCGGCGCGGTCAGCTCGATCATCCCGGCGTTTTCGCGCAAGCCACTGTTTGGCTATACCTCGATGGTTTATGCCACCGGTGCGATCGCCTTCCTGTCCTTTATCGTGTGGGCTCACCATATGTTCGTGGTGGGCATTCCGGTGGTTGGCGAGCTGTTTTTCATGTACGCCACCATGCTGATCGCAGTGCCGACCGGAGTGAAGGTGTTCAACTGGGTCAGCACCATGTGGGAAGGCTCGCTGACCTTCGAGACACCGATGCTGTTCGCCATTGCCTTCGTCATCCTGTTCACCATTGGCGGCTTTTCAGGGTTGATGCTGGCTATTGCCCCGGCGGATTTCCAATACCACGATACCTATTTCGTGGTCGCCCATTTCCATTACGTGCTGGTGCCGGGTGCAATCTTCGGGATTTTTGCTTCGGCCTATTACTGGCTGCCGAAGTGGACCGGGCACATGTACGACGAAACCTTGGGCAAGCTGCATTTCTGGCTGTCCTTCGTTGGCATGAACATGGCGTTCTTCCCGATGCACTTTGTCGGTTTGGCCGGGATGCCCCGACGGATCCCGGACTACAACCTGCAGTTCGCCGACTTCAACATGATTTCATCGATCGGTGCCTTCATGTTCGGCGCCACACAGATCTTCTTCCTGTTCATTGTCATCAAATGCATTCGCGGTGGTGCGCCTGCCCCAGCCAAGCCTTGGGATGGTGCTGAAGGCCTGGAGTGGTCAGTGCCATCCCCTGCGCCTTACCACACCTTCCAGACACCACCGGAAGTGAAATGA
- a CDS encoding cytochrome c oxidase assembly protein has protein sequence MSEGTSLKRLVVRLLLLTVVMFAFGFALVPIYDVMCKAFGINGKTGGQYEGSQTSDPSRMVKVQFMSTNASDMVWEFYSTADQIDVNPGAVNQMVFIARNPTDKPMSAQAVPSITPAEAAAYFHKTECFCFTQQVLQPGERIEMPVRFIVDRDLPKDVKHLTLAYTLFDITARHPPVAHLASQDTQGAR, from the coding sequence ATGAGTGAAGGGACCTCGCTCAAACGCCTGGTCGTGCGGCTGTTGCTGCTGACTGTGGTGATGTTCGCCTTCGGCTTTGCCTTGGTGCCGATCTACGACGTGATGTGCAAGGCATTCGGTATCAACGGCAAGACCGGTGGGCAGTATGAAGGCAGCCAGACCAGTGACCCGAGTCGCATGGTGAAGGTGCAGTTTATGTCGACCAATGCCAGTGACATGGTCTGGGAGTTCTACTCCACCGCCGACCAGATCGACGTCAACCCGGGAGCAGTGAACCAAATGGTGTTCATAGCGCGCAATCCGACCGACAAGCCTATGAGCGCCCAAGCTGTTCCAAGCATCACCCCGGCAGAAGCGGCGGCCTACTTTCACAAGACCGAGTGCTTCTGTTTTACCCAGCAAGTACTGCAGCCAGGAGAGCGTATCGAAATGCCGGTGCGCTTTATCGTCGACCGCGACCTGCCCAAGGATGTGAAACACCTGACGCTGGCTTACACGTTGTTCGATATCACCGCTCGCCACCCGCCGGTTGCACACCTGGCGAGCCAGGACACACAGGGTGCCCGATAA
- a CDS encoding heme A synthase, with translation MARPGYRLAVFATLLALVVVLLGAYTRLTHAGLGCPDWPGCYGFISVPKSEAQLAHAELHYPDSPVEEHKGRNEMVHRYFAGTLALVITLLAWQAWRRHGRDGQPYRLPLLLLVVVFAQAAFGMWTVTLKLWPQVVTAHLLGGFATLSLLFLLSLRLSRAFAPLPKLPLSVRRVAALGFLVVVGQIALGGWVSANYAAVACVDLPTCHGQWWPQADFANGFHLTQHIGPNYLGGQLDSDARTAIHMSHRMGALLVTCVLLMLSWKLHRHGLSKLAGVVLLALGAQVGLGISNVLFHLPLPVAVAHNAGGAMLLLSMVLVNYRIRLVAKAKARRVSQGWRLTPLTNGGVVHYLGDNSWRRF, from the coding sequence ATGGCCAGACCTGGATACCGTCTAGCTGTATTTGCCACCTTGCTGGCGCTGGTAGTTGTGCTGCTCGGGGCCTATACCCGTCTCACCCATGCCGGCCTGGGGTGCCCGGACTGGCCGGGCTGCTACGGCTTCATCAGCGTGCCCAAGAGCGAGGCGCAGCTGGCTCATGCCGAACTGCATTATCCGGACTCGCCGGTGGAGGAGCACAAGGGCCGCAACGAAATGGTCCATCGTTACTTTGCAGGCACCTTGGCGTTGGTGATCACCCTCCTGGCCTGGCAGGCTTGGCGTCGCCATGGCCGGGATGGCCAGCCTTATCGCTTGCCTTTACTGTTGCTCGTGGTGGTGTTCGCGCAGGCGGCATTCGGCATGTGGACGGTGACCCTCAAGCTTTGGCCGCAGGTCGTTACGGCACATCTATTAGGTGGGTTTGCCACCTTGAGTCTGTTGTTCTTGCTGAGCCTGCGATTGTCGCGGGCATTTGCTCCCCTGCCCAAGCTGCCCCTGAGCGTCAGGCGGGTGGCCGCGTTGGGGTTCCTTGTCGTTGTCGGTCAGATCGCCTTGGGTGGTTGGGTGAGTGCCAACTACGCCGCGGTGGCGTGTGTGGACCTGCCCACCTGCCATGGCCAATGGTGGCCACAGGCCGACTTCGCCAACGGCTTTCACCTCACTCAACACATCGGCCCCAATTACCTCGGCGGGCAGTTGGACAGTGATGCACGCACAGCTATTCACATGAGCCATCGCATGGGGGCTTTGTTGGTCACATGTGTGCTGCTGATGCTCAGCTGGAAGCTACACCGCCATGGCCTGAGCAAGTTGGCAGGCGTGGTGTTGCTGGCACTGGGCGCACAGGTTGGATTGGGGATAAGTAATGTGCTGTTCCACCTGCCACTGCCGGTGGCCGTGGCGCATAACGCCGGTGGCGCCATGCTGCTGCTGAGCATGGTGCTGGTCAATTACCGTATACGCCTGGTGGCCAAGGCCAAGGCACGTCGAGTCAGCCAAGGTTGGCGCCTGACACCGCTTACTAACGGCGGCGTGGTTCACTATCTGGGAGATAACTCATGGCGTCGCTTCTGA
- a CDS encoding MetQ/NlpA family ABC transporter substrate-binding protein codes for MKKLLAVVAAVAAFSAQAETLTVAATPVPHAEILEFVKPALAKEGVDLKVKVFTDYIQPNVQVAEKRLDANFFQHQPYLDEFNKAKGTKLVSVAGVHLEPLGAYSSKYKKLDELPSTATVVIPNDATNGGRALLLLDKAGVIKLKDNTNILSTVKDITENSKNLKFRELEAATIPRVLTQVDLALINTNYALEAKLNPEKDALVIEGADSPYVNILVTREDNKDAEAVKKLVAALHTPEVKKFIEDKYKGAVKPAF; via the coding sequence ATGAAAAAGCTGCTTGCTGTTGTCGCCGCCGTCGCGGCCTTCTCCGCTCAGGCTGAAACCCTGACCGTCGCTGCCACTCCGGTGCCGCACGCCGAGATCCTGGAGTTCGTCAAACCAGCTTTGGCCAAAGAAGGCGTGGACTTGAAAGTCAAAGTCTTCACCGACTATATCCAGCCGAACGTGCAGGTTGCCGAAAAGCGTCTGGACGCCAACTTCTTCCAGCACCAGCCATACCTGGATGAGTTCAACAAAGCCAAAGGCACCAAGCTGGTCAGTGTTGCCGGTGTTCACCTGGAGCCGCTGGGTGCTTACTCGAGCAAATACAAAAAGCTCGATGAACTGCCATCGACCGCCACCGTCGTGATCCCCAACGACGCTACCAACGGTGGTCGTGCCTTGCTGCTGCTGGACAAGGCTGGCGTCATCAAACTCAAAGACAACACCAATATCCTCTCGACCGTCAAAGACATTACCGAGAACAGCAAGAACCTGAAATTCCGTGAACTGGAAGCGGCGACCATTCCACGCGTACTGACTCAGGTCGACCTGGCGCTGATCAACACTAACTATGCGCTGGAAGCAAAGCTCAACCCAGAGAAAGACGCCCTGGTCATTGAAGGTGCCGATTCGCCTTACGTGAACATCCTGGTTACCCGTGAAGACAACAAAGATGCCGAGGCAGTGAAGAAGCTGGTTGCAGCCCTGCACACCCCGGAAGTGAAGAAGTTCATCGAAGACAAGTACAAGGGCGCGGTCAAGCCTGCGTTCTGA
- a CDS encoding twin transmembrane helix small protein: MLKAAIVLMLLATIASLFSGLFFLVKDDGDSTRLLKALTVRVTLAALTLALVTWGFYSGQLVSHAPF; this comes from the coding sequence ATGCTTAAAGCTGCGATTGTCCTGATGCTGCTGGCGACCATCGCCAGTCTGTTCAGTGGCCTGTTCTTTCTGGTCAAGGACGATGGCGACTCCACACGTCTGCTCAAAGCCCTGACCGTGCGGGTTACCCTCGCCGCGCTGACCCTGGCGCTGGTGACCTGGGGCTTTTACAGCGGCCAACTAGTCTCCCACGCGCCGTTCTAA
- a CDS encoding methionine ABC transporter ATP-binding protein, producing the protein MIEFQNVHKTYRVAGRDIPALHPTNLSVENGQVFGLIGHSGAGKSTLLRLINRLEAPSGGKIIVDGEDVTAFNADELRQFRQQVGMIFQHFNLLASKTVADNVALPLTLAGQLSRKEIDARVSELLTRVGLSEHARKYPAQLSGGQKQRVGIARALATKPKILLCDEATSALDPQTTASVLQLLAEINRELKLTIVLITHEMDVIRRVCDRVAVMDDGKIVEHGPVADVFLHPQHPTTKRFVQEDEQVDENEQRDDFAHVPGRIVRLTFQGDSTYAPLLGTVARETGVDYSILAGRIDRIKDTPYGQLTLAVTGGDMEAAFARFTAADVHMEVLR; encoded by the coding sequence GTGATCGAGTTTCAAAATGTGCATAAAACCTACCGCGTCGCCGGTAGGGACATTCCCGCGCTGCACCCGACCAACCTGAGCGTCGAGAACGGCCAGGTGTTCGGACTGATCGGCCATTCCGGTGCCGGTAAAAGTACCCTGCTGCGCCTTATCAACCGTCTGGAAGCCCCAAGCGGCGGCAAGATCATTGTTGACGGTGAAGATGTCACCGCGTTCAACGCTGATGAACTGCGCCAGTTCCGCCAACAGGTCGGGATGATTTTCCAGCACTTCAACTTGCTGGCTTCCAAGACCGTGGCCGACAACGTTGCCCTACCGCTGACCCTGGCGGGCCAGCTGTCGCGCAAGGAAATCGATGCTCGGGTCAGTGAGCTGCTGACGCGCGTCGGCTTGTCCGAACACGCCAGGAAGTATCCCGCGCAATTGTCGGGCGGTCAGAAGCAACGTGTAGGCATCGCTCGCGCCTTGGCCACCAAGCCCAAAATCCTGCTTTGCGACGAAGCCACCAGCGCCCTCGACCCGCAGACCACCGCTTCGGTCCTGCAATTGCTGGCAGAGATCAACCGCGAACTTAAGCTGACCATTGTGTTGATCACCCATGAAATGGACGTGATCCGCCGCGTGTGTGACCGCGTTGCCGTGATGGACGACGGGAAGATTGTCGAGCATGGACCGGTGGCGGATGTATTCCTGCATCCACAGCACCCAACCACCAAACGTTTTGTTCAGGAAGATGAACAAGTCGACGAGAATGAGCAGCGCGATGACTTTGCCCACGTTCCAGGTCGCATCGTGCGCCTGACCTTCCAGGGTGACTCGACCTACGCGCCACTGCTGGGCACCGTAGCCCGCGAAACCGGCGTCGACTACAGCATCCTCGCGGGTCGTATCGACCGTATCAAAGACACCCCGTATGGGCAGCTGACCCTGGCCGTGACTGGCGGCGACATGGAAGCGGCTTTCGCCCGCTTCACAGCGGCTGATGTTCATATGGAGGTATTGCGTTAA